AAGTAGGTGGAATGAATGGCTAAAAGGATAATAGTCGCTGGAGGAAATATAGCCGGTACAATAATTGCTAATAGATTAATTCAAAAATTAGAGCATGAGGTAAATAAAGGAGATGTGGAAATAGTAGTGCTGAATAAGTCCGATGATCATATCTATTTGCCTGGCCAATTATTAGTGGGATTTGGTCTTGAAGTTCCAGGAGAATTGGTTAAGAAAGAAAGTGAGCTATTAGACCCTCGTATCAAATTTTTACATGGAGAAAAAGGTACCATTACTAAGATAGATGTAGCTAATCATTCTGTGCAAACCGCCGATGGCGTTCAGCATAGTTATGATTATTTAGTTATAACGACAGGTGTAGAGTACACCTGGGACGAAATACCCGGTTATAGGGCCGCGTCACATACAGTGTTTGAGTATGATGATGCGATAAAGATGAGAGAAGCATTAGAGAAGTTTCAAGGCGGCACTATAGTCGTTAATGTAGCTAGGTTGCCTCATAGATGTCCAGTAGCTCCTCTGGAAGTTACCTTAATTTTAGATGATTATTTGAGAAAGAGGGGTATTAGAGATAAGACTAAGATAATTTATACATATCCAGTTCAAGGAGTATTTGGAAGACCCATAACTAATAAGTTCATGTTGAGGCTTTTCGAACAAAGAGGTATAGAAGTACATTCTCCATTTACAGTAACTAGCGTGAACCCAACTGAGAAGGTTATTGAATCACAAGAGGGAGAGAAGTTAAAGTTTGATATGTTAATTGCTGTTCCGCCTAATATGGGTGCTAAGGTTATTGGAGATTCTGGAATAGGAGATAGGAGGAGATGGATACCAACAGATAAGTTCACTCTGAGGATGAAAGACCAGTCAAATGTTTACGTGATGGGTGATGCTACCGACTTACCAGTTTCTAAAGCAGGGTCAACTGCGGATTTTGAGTCCTATGTTGTCGCTCATAATATTGCAAATGATATAAAGGGCAACTTAGGTGTTAAAAACTACGGTGGAGACGTATTATGTTACATAGCAACTGGTACCGATCAAGCTACTTATATCAGATTCAGCTATACTATGAATGAGAGTCCTCCACCACCTTCGTACATACATTGGTGGGGCAAAATAATGTACAATAAGATGTATTGGACTGTTACAGCTAAGGCTGTGGTCTGAAATGAAGACTGGAATTATTGTAGGTTCTAATGAGCGTTCAAGGTTAACTTATGCTGCGATGACTTCAGTTATAATATCGTCTATGGGTGACGAAGTCTACGTTTTTTTAACAATGGATGCTGTTAAGGCGTTTACCAAAAACCCAGAAGTTAAGAATGAGGATCTGTCATCAAAGACCATGGTTGAAAAGAAGGAAGAAGATTATATGAGCTTGTTTAGGAAAGCTAAAAAGAGCAATAAGGTTAAGATTTATGCTTGTTCATATGCTAGTAAGCTATTTAACTATACTAAAGAGGATTATGTTGATATAGTCGATGAAATAGCAGGGATAACTACATTTAGTATGGACGTTGAAGGTGGACAAATAATTTCAGTGTGGTAAAGATGCAAACTATTAATCTTGAAAAACTAGCTTCTAAGATTGATGAAAAGAAAATAGATGAGCTAGCCGAACTTCTAGATCTGACTCCAGCACTTAATGAGGCACTAAAGAAAATAGACGAGCTTAGGGAGTCTGGAGCATTAGATGTTTTGGTTAATTCTGCTTATGTTGTTAAGAGTTTTCGTGATATGTTGAATGATGAGGCTATACAAAACTTAGGTAATATAGTATCGTCACTGTTAGAATTTGGAAAAGTTGTTTCTAAATCTGAAGTATTTGAGAATACGATGGCTATTATTCAGAATTCAGACACATTAGCCGATTTTGTCAAAAGGTTAAAGACGCTGAAGGAAGATGGCACTTTAGATGTTCTAATTAATATGTCATATTCTCTGAAGACTTTTCGTGATATGTTAACTGATGACGCAATACAGAACCTAGCTTATACTTTATCCAGTTCATTAGAAGTAATGAAGTTAGTCTCACAACGCGCTGATGCTGTTAAAGTCTTGCTTGACAGATCTGAAGTGATGTCTGATCTTCTAAGTAGATTAGATAATATGAGAACTGATGGCACATTAGATGTTTTGGTTAATTCTGCTTATGTTGTTAAGAGTTTTCGTGATATGTTGAATGATGAGGCTATACAAAACTTAGGTAAATACATTTCAAATTTATTAGAGATAATGAGAGAGATCGATGATCAAACCTTACGCTCAATAAAGTCCACTATGAAAAAAATGAGACTTATAGATAATGTCCTAAATAAGGTTGAAGATCTAGATAGGAATGGTGCATTAGACGTTGTTATAGATTTAGCGTATGTTGCGAAAACTCTTCGTGATATGTTGAATGATGAGGCTATAACTCATATTTCTGGTTATGTATCGCAATTTTTAGAGGTTTATCCTAAGGCTATGGACTTCTTTGGGATAACACTCAGCGAAGTGCCGTATAGGATAATGAGAGCTATTACTTCTGATGAAGTTAAGAAGAATTTGGAGTCACCACCTCAAGTCTCAATAGGCGGACTTATTAGATTATTGTCAGATCCAGAAATTCAGAGAGGTTTAGGAGTGATATTTATTGTAATTAGAGCTATAGGAAAGGAATTTAGTACTAAATAGGTTTTTTTCCTAATTTTTCTAAATCTATTGATGACAAAGTATTTAAGAATTGTTTTGGAATAGAGGCTTATGAGAATAGCTTTAACATATGATAAGTCACAAGAATTAAAACCTCTAGATGAGGCTGAAATAATAGGAGTAATTGATGAGGATAAAAGGGAAGTTGAACAGTATGAAAACCCCGGAGTAGGTAGCAAAGAGGCTACAATGTCAGTAATATTAGATTTAAATGTAGATGCAATAGTAGTAGGTCCTAAGTTCTTATGTCCAGGCTCCTACATGATGTCTTATGGTAGGTTAAGATACATTCCTACGAAATACAAAAATCTGAAAGAGGTCCTAGAACATTTAGAGGAAGTAAAGAAGAATATTAAGGAAGAATTAGAAGAAGAGATGTACGCTGAAGAAATGGAGGAGTTTTAATCGCTAAATAACTTATAACATTCGTCTATTTCTAGAACTGAGTACATTCTTTCTCTGGCATCGTCAAGGCAAGGTAACGCTTTTATTAAACCTTTTTCCCTGAGTACCCTTAATGCATAACGTAATGTTCGTGTGGGCAACTTAGTTTGTTCTTGTAATTCCTTGAATCTAATTACCTTTTTCTCTAGTATTACCTTTAGTACTAGTTTTGCTGATGGTGGGAGTTTTTCCATCATTTTATCTATTTACTTATATTTCTTAAGACTTTCGCTAGATGCAAAAAGTTACTTTATCTCAAATTTTTATTTAATAACTTATACCATAGTGTACCGTTCTCATCCATACCTTTCTTAACTTCATATCCCATTCTCATCCATAA
The nucleotide sequence above comes from Sulfolobus tengchongensis. Encoded proteins:
- a CDS encoding FAD/NAD(P)-binding oxidoreductase, whose protein sequence is MAKRIIVAGGNIAGTIIANRLIQKLEHEVNKGDVEIVVLNKSDDHIYLPGQLLVGFGLEVPGELVKKESELLDPRIKFLHGEKGTITKIDVANHSVQTADGVQHSYDYLVITTGVEYTWDEIPGYRAASHTVFEYDDAIKMREALEKFQGGTIVVNVARLPHRCPVAPLEVTLILDDYLRKRGIRDKTKIIYTYPVQGVFGRPITNKFMLRLFEQRGIEVHSPFTVTSVNPTEKVIESQEGEKLKFDMLIAVPPNMGAKVIGDSGIGDRRRWIPTDKFTLRMKDQSNVYVMGDATDLPVSKAGSTADFESYVVAHNIANDIKGNLGVKNYGGDVLCYIATGTDQATYIRFSYTMNESPPPPSYIHWWGKIMYNKMYWTVTAKAVV
- a CDS encoding DsrE family protein; translation: MKTGIIVGSNERSRLTYAAMTSVIISSMGDEVYVFLTMDAVKAFTKNPEVKNEDLSSKTMVEKKEEDYMSLFRKAKKSNKVKIYACSYASKLFNYTKEDYVDIVDEIAGITTFSMDVEGGQIISVW
- a CDS encoding DUF1641 domain-containing protein, translating into MQTINLEKLASKIDEKKIDELAELLDLTPALNEALKKIDELRESGALDVLVNSAYVVKSFRDMLNDEAIQNLGNIVSSLLEFGKVVSKSEVFENTMAIIQNSDTLADFVKRLKTLKEDGTLDVLINMSYSLKTFRDMLTDDAIQNLAYTLSSSLEVMKLVSQRADAVKVLLDRSEVMSDLLSRLDNMRTDGTLDVLVNSAYVVKSFRDMLNDEAIQNLGKYISNLLEIMREIDDQTLRSIKSTMKKMRLIDNVLNKVEDLDRNGALDVVIDLAYVAKTLRDMLNDEAITHISGYVSQFLEVYPKAMDFFGITLSEVPYRIMRAITSDEVKKNLESPPQVSIGGLIRLLSDPEIQRGLGVIFIVIRAIGKEFSTK
- a CDS encoding winged helix-turn-helix transcriptional regulator, with translation MEKLPPSAKLVLKVILEKKVIRFKELQEQTKLPTRTLRYALRVLREKGLIKALPCLDDARERMYSVLEIDECYKLFSD